Proteins co-encoded in one Methylobacterium sp. WL1 genomic window:
- a CDS encoding sensor histidine kinase — MKNTLATVQSMAAQSLKDLGDGAAAGREAFEARLLSLSRAHDVLTRESWLSADLRGIAGQALRPFQGPEAGRIALAGPDLRLPPEMALALTMILHEVCTNAVKYGALSVPAGRASLGWTLEAGPGGRTLRIAWRERGARRSPPRRGAASAPACWSAASPAATAPPWRTSRTASSTPRRRRCPPDSGRNPGPRGMTTDRPSISGTARADPVPPGRARSPPPAVDRGRPAGLPPVRWSGRCRLIHGLDDALSTPCDPAPSISLKRIKFYIDRLCSTAHLLCSTAAMFEASAQDAVSRPARRAQAEPPMTRNRTQRFLALGLLAGALALPMAAQAGEGGSGSRQVAGGGHMSSYVSDPSHDPRSLHSQRLGSGQLLGAPMMHDRGTATVSRGSVVDPHWASGHVERRTRR, encoded by the coding sequence GTGAAGAACACCCTGGCCACCGTGCAGTCGATGGCGGCGCAGAGCCTGAAGGATCTCGGCGACGGGGCGGCGGCGGGGCGCGAGGCCTTCGAGGCCCGGCTGCTCAGCCTGTCCCGCGCCCACGACGTCCTGACCCGCGAGAGCTGGCTGAGCGCCGACCTGCGCGGGATCGCCGGCCAGGCCCTGCGTCCCTTCCAGGGGCCCGAGGCAGGGCGCATCGCCCTGGCCGGACCGGACCTGCGGCTGCCGCCCGAGATGGCGCTCGCGCTCACGATGATCCTGCACGAGGTGTGCACCAACGCGGTCAAGTACGGCGCCCTCTCGGTCCCGGCCGGGCGGGCGTCCTTGGGTTGGACCCTGGAGGCCGGCCCCGGCGGCCGGACCCTGCGGATCGCCTGGCGCGAGCGCGGGGCCCGCCGGTCGCCGCCCCGTCGCGGCGCGGCTTCGGCACCCGCCTGCTGGAGCGCGGCCTCGCCGGCCGCGACAGCGCCGCCCTGGCGTACGAGCCGGACGGCCTCGTCTACACCGCGACGGCGCCGCTGCCCGCCGGATTCCGGCCGGAATCCGGGTCCCCGCGGGATGACGACGGACCGGCCGTCGATATCCGGCACGGCGCGGGCTGATCCGGTCCCGCCGGGGCGCGCCCGCTCCCCACCTCCGGCCGTCGATCGCGGCCGACCTGCCGGGTTGCCACCGGTCCGATGGAGCGGTCGGTGCCGTTTAATCCATGGCCTCGACGACGCTTTATCGACGCCGTGCGATCCCGCACCAAGTATATCGCTGAAACGGATTAAATTTTACATTGATAGACTGTGCTCAACCGCACATCTACTTTGTTCGACTGCGGCTATGTTCGAGGCATCGGCTCAGGACGCGGTGTCCCGGCCAGCACGACGAGCACAGGCGGAGCCTCCCATGACGCGGAACCGAACACAGCGTTTCCTGGCCCTCGGCCTCCTGGCCGGTGCCCTTGCGCTGCCGATGGCGGCCCAGGCCGGCGAGGGCGGCAGCGGCAGCCGGCAGGTCGCCGGCGGCGGCCACATGAGTTCCTATGTCAGCGATCCGTCCCACGATCCGCGTTCGCTGCATTCGCAGCGCCTGGGCAGCGGCCAGCTCCTCGGCGCCCCGATGATGCATGACCGGGGCACCGCCACGGTCTCACGTGGCAGCGTGGTCGATCCGCACTGGGCGTCCGGCCATGTGGAACGCCGCACCCGGCGCTGA
- a CDS encoding alpha/beta hydrolase yields MALTFRLDDPTQADPRRRWAELDRDARSACYDNTRAVADSAAQVAARDAASAAYRARHPAGLDIPYGTGPRNALDLYPARDASAPGLVFLHGGYWQRGARELFACFAEGPNAAGWSVAMVGYTLAPEASLTRIAAEIGAALDWIGAHGPAHGIGGPLVLAGWSAGGLLTALQLGHPAIAAGLAISGVYDLAPIRQTTLDDKLNLTEAEVEALSPLRRPVVGKPLCLAYGSRELPALIHDARNLHALRAAAHAPGPLLPVPGAEHFSVLGELRRPDGILVRAAHALLGG; encoded by the coding sequence ATGGCTCTGACGTTCCGCCTGGACGATCCGACCCAAGCCGACCCGCGCCGCCGCTGGGCCGAGCTCGACCGGGACGCGCGCAGCGCCTGCTACGACAACACCCGCGCGGTCGCCGACAGCGCCGCCCAGGTGGCCGCCCGCGACGCCGCCTCGGCCGCCTACCGGGCCAGGCATCCGGCCGGCCTCGACATCCCGTACGGAACCGGCCCCCGCAACGCCCTCGACCTCTACCCGGCCCGCGACGCCTCGGCGCCCGGCCTGGTCTTCCTCCACGGCGGCTACTGGCAGCGGGGTGCCCGCGAGCTGTTCGCCTGCTTCGCCGAGGGGCCGAACGCCGCCGGCTGGTCGGTGGCGATGGTCGGCTATACCCTCGCCCCGGAGGCGAGCCTGACCCGGATCGCGGCCGAGATCGGCGCGGCGCTGGACTGGATCGGCGCGCACGGCCCCGCGCATGGGATCGGCGGCCCCCTGGTCCTGGCGGGCTGGTCGGCGGGCGGGCTGCTGACCGCACTCCAGCTCGGTCATCCGGCGATCGCCGCGGGGCTCGCGATCTCGGGGGTCTACGACCTCGCGCCGATCCGCCAGACCACCCTCGACGACAAGCTCAACCTCACGGAGGCGGAAGTCGAGGCGTTATCGCCCCTGCGCCGTCCGGTGGTGGGCAAGCCGCTCTGCCTCGCCTACGGGAGCCGCGAACTGCCGGCCCTGATCCACGACGCCCGCAACCTGCACGCCCTGCGGGCCGCGGCCCACGCGCCGGGTCCCCTGCTGCCGGTGCCGGGCGCCGAGCATTTCTCGGTTCTGGGCGAGCTGCGCCGGCCGGACGGGATCCTGGTGCGGGCCGCGCACGCGCTGCTCGGGGGCTGA